A DNA window from Paraclostridium bifermentans contains the following coding sequences:
- a CDS encoding PTS, IIB produces the protein MNNIVVICEDINCGNKLQQSAKEFNYDVKFEIQNEDTIINEISEKDIKDASAVLFVINKGIEEVNEIERFIDVEYYEVEPCIALENPKQVISEIIADLN, from the coding sequence ATGAATAATATAGTAGTTATATGTGAAGATATAAACTGTGGTAATAAATTACAGCAATCAGCCAAAGAATTCAACTATGACGTTAAATTTGAAATACAAAATGAAGATACAATTATAAATGAAATATCTGAAAAAGATATAAAAGATGCAAGTGCTGTTTTATTTGTAATAAATAAAGGTATAGAAGAAGTCAATGAAATCGAAAGATTCATAGATGTTGAATATTATGAAGTAGAGCCTTGTATAGCATTAGAAAATCCTAAACAAGTTATAAGTGAAATAATAGCTGATTTAAACTAA
- a CDS encoding CPBP family intramembrane glutamic endopeptidase, which produces MSNEVKYFFFIIFITCIMGFGVTIPLTQLGVLTYGSPIFMIFYALSGYSPAIAGILTVHKFYSKNDFSRFLKSCIDMKRSFKEYLYVLITILILWTTPFIVVCFFRDKYILLTYPLIFLTWIAPFMIFGGGLEEIGWRGFLLPKLLSKYSPLKSSLLIGLIWSCWHLPLWFVVGSPQQHLNFLPFALSCLASSFVLTFIYMETNSIWLCILFHALDNACSYVFKYSVDLHIIISISTAIVGLIILFISTKCIKNRLR; this is translated from the coding sequence ATGTCTAATGAAGTTAAATACTTTTTTTTCATAATATTTATAACCTGCATAATGGGATTTGGAGTTACAATTCCACTTACTCAATTAGGAGTATTAACATACGGTTCTCCTATTTTTATGATTTTTTATGCTTTATCTGGATACTCCCCAGCTATAGCAGGTATACTTACTGTTCACAAATTCTACTCAAAAAATGATTTTAGTAGATTTTTAAAAAGTTGTATAGATATGAAAAGAAGTTTCAAGGAATACCTTTATGTTTTAATTACTATTTTAATTTTATGGACAACACCATTTATAGTTGTATGCTTTTTTAGAGATAAATATATTTTATTAACTTATCCATTAATTTTTTTAACATGGATTGCACCATTTATGATTTTCGGTGGCGGACTTGAAGAAATAGGTTGGAGAGGTTTTTTACTCCCTAAGTTATTGTCCAAGTATTCACCTTTGAAAAGTTCTTTATTAATAGGATTAATTTGGTCTTGCTGGCATTTACCACTTTGGTTTGTTGTTGGGTCTCCTCAACAACATCTAAACTTTTTACCTTTTGCATTGAGCTGCTTAGCATCATCATTTGTTCTAACATTTATATATATGGAAACAAATAGCATTTGGCTATGTATACTATTTCATGCTTTAGATAATGCATGTTCCTATGTATTTAAATATTCTGTAGATCTTCATATAATAATTTCAATATCTACAGCTATAGTCGGGCTTATAATTTTATTTATTTCTACTAAGTGCATAAAAAATAGACTAAGATAG
- a CDS encoding YdcF family protein gives MFFIYLFPIITLSIFLISYFKDRRRLVNGLFFNIFLISFAISFTYLAFSTGNRILIVLFLILFIIFMIVSIFGIYALIFGLFLNAKIVMKKESRNLSNMLTLFLGLALVFHLILTFFNPEKFLPKDVTVFLGSFLLLEFYFLFSIFNFLMISLISQFNKPKKDQDFIIVLGSRVFGDKVPPLLASRIDRAITFYNEQSKVSFSPKIIFSGGQGPDEDIPEGLAMQKYALSKGIPSKDTIIEDNSVNTLQNMKFSKVIMDNLMPNGYKSIFVTNNYHVFRASIYARMANLKSNGLGSKTAIYFLPNALIREYIALVVMNKKRHMIIIVIIFVFSILLTLINHYFVFPA, from the coding sequence ATGTTTTTTATTTATTTGTTTCCAATAATAACATTGTCTATCTTTTTAATATCTTATTTTAAGGATAGAAGAAGACTTGTTAACGGATTATTTTTTAATATATTTCTTATATCTTTTGCTATTTCATTTACATACTTAGCATTTTCTACAGGAAACCGAATTTTAATAGTTTTATTTTTAATCTTATTTATCATATTTATGATTGTTTCGATATTTGGAATTTACGCCCTTATTTTCGGTTTATTTTTAAATGCTAAAATTGTTATGAAAAAGGAAAGTAGAAATTTATCTAATATGTTAACTCTATTTTTAGGATTAGCACTTGTTTTCCACTTAATTTTAACATTTTTTAATCCAGAAAAATTCTTACCAAAAGATGTAACTGTTTTTTTAGGTAGTTTTTTACTTTTAGAATTTTACTTCTTATTTAGTATTTTTAATTTCTTAATGATTTCTTTAATATCTCAATTTAATAAACCAAAGAAAGATCAAGATTTCATAATAGTGTTAGGTAGTAGAGTTTTTGGCGATAAAGTTCCTCCTCTACTTGCTAGCAGAATTGACAGAGCTATAACTTTCTATAATGAACAGTCTAAGGTTTCTTTTTCTCCTAAAATCATTTTTTCTGGAGGTCAAGGTCCAGATGAAGATATTCCAGAAGGTCTAGCTATGCAAAAATATGCATTAAGTAAAGGGATACCATCTAAAGATACAATTATTGAAGATAACTCAGTTAATACGCTACAAAATATGAAATTTTCAAAAGTTATTATGGATAATTTAATGCCTAATGGTTATAAAAGTATATTTGTAACTAATAATTATCATGTTTTTAGAGCTAGCATATACGCAAGAATGGCTAATTTGAAAAGTAATGGTCTAGGATCAAAAACTGCTATATACTTTCTTCCTAATGCGTTAATAAGAGAGTATATAGCACTTGTTGTAATGAATAAAAAAAGACATATGATTATAATAGTTATAATATTTGTTTTTTCAATTTTATTAACTCTTATAAATCATTATTTTGTTTTTCCAGCTTAA